From a single Vitis vinifera cultivar Pinot Noir 40024 chromosome 18, ASM3070453v1 genomic region:
- the LOC100246522 gene encoding LOW QUALITY PROTEIN: uncharacterized protein LOC100246522 (The sequence of the model RefSeq protein was modified relative to this genomic sequence to represent the inferred CDS: inserted 2 bases in 1 codon): MAGCRGSYPELIPLENAHPQPQPEAEPPPSPPPPLLSSXHSLFSPSSFLFSFRPKRFHFLKPCSSLKQTKKQLQKTSSGSNAPQSLRWFLNPKSSDGEEDASGGGNGDDGGLESGDTAVKGTLLAGLLLVGVVGGFATVGYVYRDQINAFLTQFSGFIEGYGPAGYALFVAVYAGLEILAIPAIPLTMSAGLLFGSFTGTIIVSISGTVAASVAFLIARYFARERILKLVEGNKKFLAIDKAIGENGFRVVTLLRLSPLLPFSLGNYLYGLTSVKFVPYVLGSWLGMLPGTWAYVSAGAFGRAIIQDESDIGLLGGNNSLITLGLGLLVTALAATYVTRLAKDAVKDIE; this comes from the exons ATGGCTGGCTGCAGGGGCTCTTATCCAGAGCTCATTCCATTAGAAAATGCCCACCCTCAGCCTCAGCCTGAGGCTGAGCCACcgccatcaccaccaccacctctcctctcctc ccacTCCTTGTTTTCTCCTTCGTCATTTCTCTTCAGCTTCAGGCCCAAGCGCTTCCACTTCCTCAAGCCATGCTCTTCCCTCAAACAGACCAAGAAACAGCTCCAAAAGACCTCTTCTGGCAGCAACGCTCCCCAGAGTTTGAGGTGGTTCTTGAACCCCAAGAGCAGTGATGGTGAAGAAGATGCTAGTGGTGGCGGTAACGGTGACGATGGTGGGTTGGAGAGTGGTGACACTGCAGTTAAAGGTACCCTTTTGGCTGGTCTGCTGCTTGTGGGTGTTGTTGGTGGATTTGCCACTGTTGGGTATGTCTACAGGGACCAGATCAATGCCTTCCTGACTCAGTTTTCGGGCTTCATTGAAG GTTATGGACCAGCTGGATATGCTTTGTTTGTAGCAGTTTATGCTGGACTAGAA ATCCTTGCAATTCCAGCCATTCCATTGACCATGTCAGCTGGTCTGCTTTTTGGCTCTTTTACTGGCACTATCATTGTTTCGATTAGTGGAACA GTTGCAGCAAGTGTTGCCTTCTTAATTGCCAGATATTTTGCTCGTGAACGTATTCTTAAATTAGttgaaggaaacaaaaaatttcttgCAATTGACAAAGCAATTGGAGAAAATGGTTTCAGAGTTGTTACCCTCCTCCGTTTAAGTCCCTTACTTCCCTTTTCGCTTGGGAATTATTTATATGGATTGACATCTGTTAAGTTTGTTCCATATGTGTTGGGAAG TTGGCTGGGAATGCTTCCTGGAACATGGGCTTATGTGAGTGCTGGTGCATTTGGGCGAGCAATCATT CAAGATGAATCTGATATTGGTTTGCTTGGAGGAAACAATTCACTAATAACACTAGGCCTGGGACTATTGGTAACAGCATTGGCTGCAACGTATGTGACACGGCTTGCTAAG GATGCTGTAAAAGACATCGAGTAA
- the LOC104877981 gene encoding uncharacterized protein LOC104877981 yields MASTSSQYHKLDLVSHLFCTVSLIPISFCTMKWSPQDAMKAYLHTLQLSKIQYGQDCTLGTTKLIQPQCMEFLSALAAGNQAKVMVQVLSNEGVNPLTIALAVAAKHCGGRFICFLDQQQDIEDRTAQLSCYDLEDVVEFMHGNPCEVIIQLKNIDFAVIDCKFKDHLRLFQIIDVNPRGSIAVVTNLVRKGNGDGFGEVVREKRGVECVTLSIGEGMELTRIGVTCNHENKRFYVTSEN; encoded by the exons ATGGCTTCGACTTCGTCCCAATACCATAAGTTAGACTTGGTTTCTCATCTATTTTGTACAGTTTCTTTGATACCCATTTCCTTTTGTACAATGAAGTGGTCTCCTCAAGATGCCATGAAAGCTTACCTGCATACTCTTCAACTG TCTAAGATCCAGTATGGTCAAGATTGCACTCTTGGCACAACAAAACTCATTCAACCTCAATGCATGGAGTTCTTATCAGCTTTGGCAGCAGGAAATCAAGCTAAAGTAATGGTACAAGTTCTATCAAATGAAGGAGTGAATCCATTAACAATTGCACTAGCTGTGGCTGCAAAGCATTGTGGAGGTCGGttcatttgttttcttgatCAACAACAAGATATAGAAGACCGTACAGCTCAGCTTTCTTGCTATGATCTCGAAGATGTGGTTGAGTTTATGCATGGAAATCCTTGTGAGGTGATCATACAGTTAAAGAACATTGATTTTGCTGTTATTGACTGTAAATTTAAAGATCACTTGAGATTGTTTCAGATTATTGATGTGAATCCAAGAGGGTCTATAGCAGTGGTGACCAATCTTGTGAGGAAAGGAAATGGAGATGGTTTTGGTGAAGTTGTTAGAGAGAAGAGAGGAGTTGAATGTGTGACTCTATCAATAGGAGAAGGAATGGAACTGACAAGGATTGGAGTGACTTGTAACCATGAGAATAAGAGATTTTATGTAACttctgaaaattga
- the LOC104877982 gene encoding uncharacterized protein LOC104877982, with protein MKWSPQDAMKAYLHTLQLCKTHFDDQDCTLGTRNLIQPQCMEFISALAAGNQAKLMVQITSDQGITPLTIALAVAAKHTKARFICILHQLQDIEDCKAQLSCYNLEDVVELVHGDPCEVIMGFKNIDFAVIDCKLEDYLRLFKIIDVNPRGSVVVASNLERRRNGASFGEVVKGRKGVEYMTRSIGEGMELTRIRLCCKPQKKRYKRFHVTFES; from the exons ATGAAGTGGTCTCCTCAAGATGCCATGAAGGCTTACTTGCACACTCTTCAACTG tgtaaaacCCACTTCGATGATCAAGATTGCACTCTTGGAACCAGAAATCTCATTCAACCCCAATGCATGGAGTTCATATCAGCTTTGGCAGCAGGAAATCAAGCTAAATTAATGGTGCAAATCACCTCAGACCAAGGCATCACCCCATTAACAATTGCACTTGCAGTGGCTGCAAAGCACACCAAAGCTCGATTCATCTGCATTCTTCATCAACTTCAAGATATAGAGGATTGCAAAGCTCAACTTTCTTGCTATAATCTCGAAGACGTGGTTGAGCTTGTACATGGAGATCCTTGTGAGGTGATCATGGGGTTTAAGAACATTGATTTTGCTGTAATTGACTGTAAACTTGAAGATTACTTGAGATTGTTTAAGATTATTGATGTGAACCCAAGAGGGTCTGTAGTAGTAGCGAGCAATCTtgagagaagaagaaatggaGCTAGTTTTGGTGAAGTTGTTAAAGGGAGGAAAGGAGTTGAATATATGACTCGATCTATAGGTGAAGGAATGGAGTTGACAAGAATTAGATTATGTTGTAAGCCTCAGAAAAAGAGGTACAAGAGATTCCATGTAACTTTTGAGAGTTGA